A stretch of DNA from Betaproteobacteria bacterium:
GCTCGCCGTCTGGCGCATTGGCGCCTGTGCGGTGCCGATCGACGGTCGCCTCACTCCGTTCGAGATCCAGACGCTGATCAGCGCCACCCGTCCAAAACTGGCGATCCTGGACGACGATACGGATTCGAGTGTTGCCAGCACGTTTGCCGCGGCAGGGGTTGCCGCTGTCCTCACTGCGGAAACCGGGCCACAGGA
This window harbors:
- a CDS encoding AMP-binding protein; this translates as MSIDLTVGNLIEPVTGRRWDRSEIGRQVARRIARLGQRGVIRGDRVFLPFGNRLEFFAELLAVWRIGACAVPIDGRLTPFEIQTLISATRPKLAILDDDTDSSVASTFAAAGVAAVLTAETGPQ